The nucleotide window ACGTATCCAAACTATTAATATTCTGGGTTAGCCAAATCAAGGGCAATTCTGGCATGGATTCCGCCTGTGGGGCTTCTCCGGGCATGACCCCAGCCATCACCCGCAGCACTTGTTGGGCCCCGCGTAACTGACCGCTCCCGGCAGTCCAGAGAGAAATATTTAATTGCTGTTTGACGCCATAGAAATAGAGCGAAGTGGCGGCGGTGACGGCTTGCTCAAATAGCTCGGTATCCCAAGGCATTGCACTATCGATCGCAATCAGCACTTGCCGTCCACTGCTCATCATTTCCAGTTCTCGCACCCGCAGCTCGCCATGCCGGGCGCTGGTGCTCCAGTGAATCATCCGCATCGGATCGCCCCAACGGTAAGGGCGGAGCGATCGTGTGACGCCCTCATTGGCGGCTTTGGCGCGACGATTATCCAAGACTTGTAAACTGCGCTCGCGCCCGACGCTATCAATCAAGGGACAGCGGGCAATCGGTAAAATTTGGGGATAAACGATCGCCGTTGTACGTTGGCCATAGGTTTGCTGTCGCCAAAACAAACCCAAGGGCGCAGCGGTGCGCACCACCAAATTTTGCCATCGATAAATGCCGCGCCGCTCGGTGGGATAGTCATAACTCACAACTTCGCGTCCCTGGGCGGGGACGATTTCGACCGTATGGGCCTTGGCCTCACCTAGATCCGGTGGCAGTTGATCGACGACTTGCATCAAGCCCTTGGGCGTTTTGGTGGAATTCATCAATGCAAAGGAAATCTGCAATGGATCGCCCACAGTGACGGGATCAACTGGAACCCGTCGGACTTGTAGCGAACGTAAATTGCGGTAAGACATGATGGCCGCGACCAGCAGCAAGGCCAGCATTGCCCCACTCATGACATAAAGCCAACCGGCTAAGGTGTTGGTCGCCGCAATGAAGAGAAAAACGGCCAAACAAGTCAGTAGCCAACCACTATAAGCGGGGTTGACCCATCGGGTTTCAAGCCAAGTCGTGAAGCGCGTGCGCCAGGTCATAGAGCGATGCGATCGTGGGGGATTGCTTTAAGGGTACCCCTGTTCATTGGAATTTTGCCTAGAATGGCCATAGTCCGTTGCCAAAATGGCCGATTCAAAATTCTGCCATTGCTCTGTTAGGAACGATTGATTGCATGAGTCATCACTATCTCGACGCGGTTCACCAAGGTAAGAACGATTGGTGGCGCTATTTGTTTGGCGTTTTGGTGATTGTTTTTTGTGGCTTTTTCTTTGGCTCATTGTTTGCTGCGATCGCCGGCATCGGACTGTTAGCACTGGTTAATCCTGATCCGACGGTAATGCGCAATCCGGATCAGCTTGAACCACTACTTAGGGATTTTTTAGCGGCATCGCCACTGATTAATTTCGTAGTCCAGAATTTACCGTTTATTGCGTTGATGCTAGGCATCTTCTTGGCAGTGAAGCTGCTACATGGTCGATCGTTTCGATCGTTAATTAGTCCCATGGGGCAATTTAGCCTGTCGCGATTTTTAACTGGCTATACTTTGTGGTTTGGCCTGTTGGGGATTACGTTGTTGGTGAGTTATGCCCTCTCACCGGGTGACTTTCAATGGACGTTTGACCCCATGCAATGGGGCATGCTGCTAATCGCTTCACTGCTGTTGACGCCGATTCAGATTGCCGCTGAAGAACTGTTTTGTCGCGCCTATTTGATGCAGGGATTGGGGTTGCTGACTCGCAATCGGTTTGTGCTGGTCAGCCTGCCTAGTCTGTTATTTGCGTTGGGGCATTTTAGTAACCCGGAAATGGCGCGGGGGGCTGTATGGATGGCTTTGCTGTACTGGTCTTTGGGCGTCTTCCTGGCGCTGCTGACCCTGCGTGATAATCGTTTGGAACTGGCGTTAGGAATCCATGCTGCGCAGAATATGTTTGTGCTGTTGGTCGCGAATACTGCTGATTCGGTGTTGAAAACACCTTCCATCTGGACCATTAAGGAAACCGGTGATCCACAGTTGAGTTTAATTTGGCTGCTGGCTCAGGGAGGATTGGTCTATTGGCTGCTATTCGGTCGTAAATCACGCCGTCCAGTCGTGGATGCGGAGTAAGAATCGTGTTCTTTTGGACCTAAATTAACACGCCCCCTTCAACCACATCGGTTGAAGGGGGCGTATTGGTTATGCATTGAACCAGCGTGTTGGAGAGCATGTTGAACCAGCGGTTACGCCTGATTGGCTCGATTGGCATTTTTCCGCCATCGGTTCAACTGACAAACCTTGCTGGGAACGGCAGGGTGAGTACTGTTCCCACTGACTAAAGCAAACAAACTGTGGCGGAACAGAAGCCTTCAGTTTCTTTGACGGTAACAGGTTTGACATTCCAGATGTCGTCGCAGTATTCCTGGATCGAGCGATCGC belongs to Romeriopsis navalis LEGE 11480 and includes:
- a CDS encoding DUF58 domain-containing protein, coding for MTWRTRFTTWLETRWVNPAYSGWLLTCLAVFLFIAATNTLAGWLYVMSGAMLALLLVAAIMSYRNLRSLQVRRVPVDPVTVGDPLQISFALMNSTKTPKGLMQVVDQLPPDLGEAKAHTVEIVPAQGREVVSYDYPTERRGIYRWQNLVVRTAAPLGLFWRQQTYGQRTTAIVYPQILPIARCPLIDSVGRERSLQVLDNRRAKAANEGVTRSLRPYRWGDPMRMIHWSTSARHGELRVRELEMMSSGRQVLIAIDSAMPWDTELFEQAVTAATSLYFYGVKQQLNISLWTAGSGQLRGAQQVLRVMAGVMPGEAPQAESMPELPLIWLTQNINSLDTLPAGSRWMLWQPAGQVVLNVPPLAKGMVVEHDRPLGEQLQGQLT
- a CDS encoding CPBP family intramembrane glutamic endopeptidase, with amino-acid sequence MSHHYLDAVHQGKNDWWRYLFGVLVIVFCGFFFGSLFAAIAGIGLLALVNPDPTVMRNPDQLEPLLRDFLAASPLINFVVQNLPFIALMLGIFLAVKLLHGRSFRSLISPMGQFSLSRFLTGYTLWFGLLGITLLVSYALSPGDFQWTFDPMQWGMLLIASLLLTPIQIAAEELFCRAYLMQGLGLLTRNRFVLVSLPSLLFALGHFSNPEMARGAVWMALLYWSLGVFLALLTLRDNRLELALGIHAAQNMFVLLVANTADSVLKTPSIWTIKETGDPQLSLIWLLAQGGLVYWLLFGRKSRRPVVDAE